A window from Ignavibacteriota bacterium encodes these proteins:
- a CDS encoding sodium-translocating pyrophosphatase, giving the protein MELLIYTIPILGLSALAFSYYKNSWISKKSTGSENMTKISNYIRDGSIAFLKTEYKVLFWVILIVSILLAFSNYSSKESSWMIALSFIIGAFSSGLAGFLGMNAATKANVRTTEAARKGLGPALEIAFSGGTIMGMNVVGLGVLGLSTLFIFYSNLNWDIVKIINVLSGFSLGASSIALFARVGGGIYTKAADVGADLAGKVYEGIPEDDHRNPATIADNVGDNVGDVAGMGADLFESYVGAIVGTMVLGAVFVTPDVPELKLEAVILPLVLAGVGIILSILGSLLVKVKEGGNPQKALNLGEFGAAGMMVVASYFIINLMLPKAWSFNNFEYTSLGVFFATLIGLVAGTLIGIITEYYTGTDYKPVHKIAYQSLTGAATTIISGMGVGMSSTALPIIIIALGIIGAYEFANLYGIAIAALGMLSTTGIQLAVDAYGPISDNAGGIAEMAELPKEVRERTDKLDAVGNTTAAIGKGFAIGSAALTALALFSAYMQQAEISVIDLAKPIIMGGLFIGAMLPFLFSSMAMGAVGRAAREMIIEVGRQFREIPGLREGTAEAEYSKCVEISTKAAIKEMILPGLMAISVPVIIGFISKEMLAGLLAGVTVSGVLMAIFQSNAGGAWDNAKKLIEGNLNIDGKMYGKGSEPHKASVVGDTVGDPLKDTSGPSLNILIKLMSVVSLVIAPLIK; this is encoded by the coding sequence ATGGAATTACTAATCTACACTATACCGATTCTTGGTTTATCTGCACTTGCATTTTCATATTACAAGAATTCTTGGATTTCCAAAAAAAGTACCGGCTCTGAAAATATGACAAAAATCTCAAATTATATAAGAGATGGTTCAATTGCATTTCTTAAAACAGAGTACAAAGTTCTTTTTTGGGTAATTCTTATTGTTTCAATTTTACTTGCATTTTCTAATTATTCAAGCAAAGAATCGTCTTGGATGATTGCACTTTCATTCATTATTGGTGCATTTAGTTCTGGATTGGCGGGATTTTTAGGGATGAATGCCGCTACAAAAGCAAATGTTAGAACAACTGAAGCTGCGCGCAAAGGACTTGGTCCAGCACTTGAAATTGCATTTTCCGGTGGAACAATAATGGGAATGAACGTAGTTGGTTTGGGTGTTTTAGGATTAAGTACATTATTTATTTTTTACTCAAACTTAAATTGGGATATCGTAAAAATTATAAATGTTTTATCCGGATTTTCTTTAGGTGCTTCATCAATTGCATTGTTTGCAAGAGTAGGCGGAGGAATTTATACAAAAGCTGCAGATGTTGGAGCAGATTTAGCCGGAAAAGTTTATGAAGGAATTCCGGAAGATGATCATAGAAATCCCGCAACAATTGCTGATAATGTTGGGGATAATGTGGGTGATGTTGCCGGAATGGGAGCGGATTTATTTGAAAGTTATGTTGGTGCAATTGTTGGGACAATGGTTTTGGGTGCAGTTTTTGTTACTCCAGATGTTCCCGAACTGAAATTAGAAGCTGTAATATTACCTTTAGTTTTAGCCGGAGTAGGAATTATTTTATCTATTTTAGGTTCACTTCTTGTAAAAGTTAAAGAAGGTGGAAATCCACAAAAAGCACTTAATCTTGGCGAGTTTGGAGCTGCTGGAATGATGGTTGTTGCTTCTTATTTTATAATTAATTTAATGCTTCCCAAAGCTTGGTCATTTAATAATTTTGAATATACTAGTCTTGGTGTTTTCTTTGCCACTTTAATAGGATTAGTTGCCGGCACACTTATTGGAATTATCACAGAATATTATACTGGTACAGATTATAAACCAGTCCATAAAATTGCATATCAATCTTTAACAGGAGCGGCAACAACAATAATTTCCGGTATGGGCGTTGGAATGAGTTCTACTGCACTTCCAATAATAATTATTGCACTTGGAATTATTGGCGCTTATGAATTTGCTAATTTATACGGAATTGCAATTGCCGCATTGGGAATGCTTTCAACAACGGGAATTCAATTAGCGGTTGATGCTTATGGACCAATATCTGATAATGCTGGTGGAATTGCCGAAATGGCTGAATTACCAAAAGAAGTTAGAGAAAGAACTGATAAATTAGATGCCGTGGGAAATACAACCGCTGCAATCGGGAAAGGTTTTGCGATAGGTTCAGCCGCTTTAACTGCATTAGCTTTATTTTCAGCTTATATGCAGCAAGCGGAAATTAGTGTTATTGATTTAGCAAAACCAATTATTATGGGCGGATTATTTATTGGCGCAATGCTTCCCTTTTTATTTTCATCAATGGCAATGGGTGCCGTTGGAAGAGCTGCGAGAGAAATGATAATTGAAGTTGGTAGACAATTTAGAGAGATTCCCGGTTTGCGTGAAGGAACTGCTGAAGCCGAATATTCAAAATGTGTAGAAATTTCAACTAAAGCAGCAATCAAAGAAATGATTTTGCCCGGATTAATGGCAATTTCCGTTCCAGTAATTATAGGATTTATTTCAAAAGAAATGCTTGCCGGTTTATTAGCCGGAGTTACAGTTTCCGGAGTTTTAATGGCAATTTTTCAATCAAACGCCGGCGGAGCTTGGGATAATGCAAAAAAATTGATTGAAGGAAATTTAAATATTGACGGAAAGATGTATGGAAAAGGTTCGGAACCACACAAAGCTTCGGTTGTAGGTGATACGGTTGGCGATCCTTTAAAAGATACATCCGGACCATCGCTAAATATTTTAATTAAATTAATGTCTGTAGTTTCTTTGGTAATTGCGCCATTAATTAAGTAA
- a CDS encoding aminoacyl-tRNA hydrolase, whose protein sequence is MRFIIGIGNPGKNYVGTRHNIGFYILDNFANKFEKKFSPTKSDFWQMESNIDTFHFLLIKPTTYVNNTGLVIKELVDNFNVTADDLLVIYDDVNLELGKIKIRKNGSDGGHNGIKSIIYHLQSDKFPRIRIGIKSEYDNQNLADYVLSKFSNDEINIIQEKLPFIFNLLSEYIIKGYEKMLDFYSKESNKNTSKLSYNEE, encoded by the coding sequence TTGAGATTTATTATCGGAATTGGAAATCCCGGAAAAAATTATGTTGGAACCAGACATAATATAGGATTTTACATTTTAGATAATTTTGCAAATAAATTCGAAAAAAAATTTTCTCCAACAAAAAGTGATTTTTGGCAAATGGAAAGTAACATTGATACTTTCCATTTTTTATTAATAAAACCAACTACATACGTTAACAATACTGGTTTGGTAATAAAGGAACTTGTTGATAATTTTAATGTTACTGCTGATGATTTATTAGTAATTTATGATGACGTTAATCTTGAACTTGGAAAAATTAAAATAAGAAAAAACGGAAGCGATGGCGGACATAATGGAATTAAATCTATTATTTATCATTTGCAGTCGGATAAATTTCCCAGAATCCGAATTGGAATAAAAAGCGAATACGATAATCAAAATTTAGCAGATTACGTTTTAAGTAAATTTTCGAATGATGAAATAAATATAATTCAAGAAAAACTTCCTTTTATATTTAACTTACTTTCTGAATATATTATTAAAGGTTATGAAAAGATGTTAGATTTTTATAGTAAAGAATCAAATAAAAATACTTCCAAATTATCTTACAATGAGGAATGA
- a CDS encoding 50S ribosomal protein L25 — protein sequence MSDINITAQKRIKSTKGAVNKLKREGNVPGVLYSKELEPINITVNELSLKPVVYTSEVHLVNLKIDEQEGVRSILKDIQFDPLTDRIIHVDFQAVTLGKAIQLQVPVIFVGSAIGVKEGGKIQQNIHKLDIECLPKDIPQHLEIDITNLHIGKSILVSDLSYENIEILSAKDTVVVSVTSIKETTDEDKTDLLQDAPKEPELIGKGKSQEDSEG from the coding sequence ATGTCAGATATTAACATTACTGCGCAGAAAAGAATAAAATCAACAAAAGGAGCTGTTAATAAGCTTAAAAGAGAAGGAAATGTTCCCGGTGTTCTATATTCAAAAGAATTGGAACCAATAAATATTACTGTTAATGAGCTTTCTCTTAAACCAGTTGTTTACACTTCTGAAGTTCATTTGGTAAATCTTAAAATTGATGAACAAGAAGGTGTTAGGTCAATTTTAAAAGATATTCAATTTGATCCTTTAACCGATCGTATTATTCATGTTGATTTTCAAGCTGTAACCCTTGGAAAAGCAATTCAACTTCAAGTACCGGTAATATTTGTTGGATCTGCTATAGGTGTTAAAGAAGGCGGTAAAATTCAGCAAAATATTCATAAACTAGATATTGAATGTCTTCCGAAAGATATTCCTCAACATCTTGAAATTGACATTACAAATCTTCATATCGGAAAATCAATACTTGTGAGTGATTTATCATATGAAAATATTGAAATCTTAAGTGCAAAAGATACGGTTGTTGTTTCCGTAACAAGCATTAAAGAAACAACCGATGAAGATAAAACTGATTTACTTCAAGATGCTCCAAAAGAACCTGAACTTATTGGAAAAGGTAAATCCCAAGAAGATTCTGAAGGATAA
- a CDS encoding ribose-phosphate pyrophosphokinase produces MAAAGPKIFSGSSNPELAKKIANYIGIPLGIIDLKKFKDGEIWVKYKENIRGSDVYLVQSTHQPAENLLELLIMIDAAKRSSVATVTAVIPYFGYARQDRKDQPRVAITAKLIANLISVAGADRVITMDLHAAQIQGFFDIPSDHLYASPVFLDVFKNHSNDLVVVSADVGGIKLARSYARKLNANLVVIDKRRPKQNQAEVMNIIGDVNGKDVLLVDDLIDTGGTFISAINALIENGAKSIYGAVTHPVLSSDAIEKIENSAITKLYVTDSIPLKGNENLNKIVVLSASNLLAEAIRRTHNHESISSLFDIDKG; encoded by the coding sequence ATGGCTGCAGCTGGTCCAAAAATATTCTCTGGTTCTTCAAATCCAGAATTAGCAAAAAAAATTGCAAATTATATTGGAATTCCGCTTGGAATAATTGATTTGAAGAAATTCAAAGACGGAGAAATTTGGGTAAAGTATAAAGAAAATATTCGTGGAAGTGATGTTTATTTAGTTCAATCAACTCATCAGCCAGCAGAAAATCTTTTAGAATTATTAATTATGATTGATGCTGCAAAAAGATCGTCTGTTGCTACAGTTACAGCCGTAATTCCTTATTTCGGATATGCAAGACAAGATAGAAAAGATCAGCCAAGAGTTGCAATAACCGCAAAATTAATTGCAAATTTAATTTCTGTTGCCGGTGCTGATAGAGTAATTACAATGGATCTTCATGCAGCTCAAATTCAAGGATTTTTTGATATTCCTTCAGATCATTTATATGCTTCTCCGGTTTTCCTAGATGTTTTCAAAAATCATTCAAATGATTTAGTTGTGGTTTCTGCAGATGTTGGCGGAATTAAATTGGCTCGTTCTTACGCAAGAAAACTTAATGCAAATTTAGTTGTTATTGATAAAAGAAGACCAAAGCAAAATCAAGCAGAAGTTATGAATATTATTGGCGATGTAAATGGAAAAGATGTTTTATTAGTTGATGATTTGATTGATACTGGCGGAACATTTATTTCTGCAATAAATGCTTTAATTGAAAATGGTGCAAAATCAATTTATGGTGCTGTAACACATCCCGTACTTTCCAGTGATGCAATTGAAAAAATTGAAAATTCTGCAATCACAAAATTATATGTAACAGATTCTATTCCTCTCAAGGGAAATGAAAATTTAAATAAAATAGTTGTACTTTCAGCTTCAAATTTGCTTGCCGAAGCTATCAGAAGAACTCACAATCATGAATCTATTAGTTCATTGTTTGATATTGATAAAGGTTAG
- a CDS encoding zinc ribbon domain-containing protein: MPTYDYKCMECNFTFEELQKMTDEPLKICPKCSGKLNRLIGAGAAPIFKGSGFYQTDYKNSKNSSENTVKKDTNSEKDSSKKETKKEVKSSTEN, translated from the coding sequence ATGCCGACTTATGATTATAAATGTATGGAATGTAATTTTACATTTGAAGAACTGCAAAAAATGACAGATGAACCGTTAAAAATATGTCCAAAATGTTCAGGTAAGTTAAATAGATTAATTGGTGCAGGAGCAGCACCAATTTTTAAAGGTTCAGGTTTTTATCAAACAGATTATAAAAATTCGAAAAATTCTTCGGAAAATACTGTAAAAAAAGACACAAATTCAGAAAAAGATTCTTCAAAAAAAGAAACTAAAAAAGAAGTTAAATCTTCAACAGAAAATTAA
- a CDS encoding PD40 domain-containing protein translates to MKTFLAILFISNIIFAQFGKNRVQYREHEWFYIQTKHFDIYFSEHGEDAAEFTAQAAESALEDLQKRLDYQLNNRISLVVYNSHNEFQETNTTDGYLSQGIGGFTEPFKNRVVFPFEGSYSKYRHVIHHELVHAVMRDMLYGGTIQNIIAKGITLQLPIWYHEGMAEYLSSGWETNSDMFIRDAIINEYLPDINRLDGYFAYRGGQALFKYIADTYGEEKIAELLHNVKGKGNVVGGFKSSIGIDLEELNEKWKKDIKRNYWPEIASRKDPDEFAKRLTDNKKLGGFYNISPAISPQGDKIAFISDRNIYFDIYLMNSFDGEVIKKVIESGRTENLEELNVLFPAISWAPDNIRIALSSKSDGYDVIKIINTETEEEENLPFKLHGVESVSWAPDGKNIAFLGSNSKQSDIYIYNFETEKLTNITDDVFSEYVPSWSPDSKKIIFSSDRNGFTKNNFQQDGFSMSTLQGFQMDLYLVDVETSKIDRVTDWQFSDEKQAVFSSDGNEIIFISDFNGIDNLYKKRISLTKDDTVNSILETRAIALTNSLNKIESISLSQDAKKLVFSAFYNAGFNIFMINNPFEIEEVKDIEFTKYMSQFYEEDIPQITEIVETEKPEVGKEFIISNEMKKDSSSENNSKIFIGQIIDHGEELKDTIKTDYTDFVFAKNDVLNNDEFENKPQLLFREKLDNEGNFLVNKYKVDFSPDLIYANAGYSSLYGVLGTTVLSFSDVLGNHRLIGTTSLQIDLKNSDYGLAYFYLPERINFGIAAYHTARFVYLSGFFGSDLYRFRSYGGNLFASYPINTFHRIEANLSVLRVSRENLDFIEEPIEKETFIIPSISYVKDNVMWGYTSPIEGSRYNFTLMGNPGLTNSKQSFGTLTWDYRKYFRFFYDNGFAARFSGGYSFGVNAQRFFIGGTDSWINRTFATQDIPLTSASDFVFLTPALPLRGFDYAEQIGTKYSLINLELRIPLIRYLLTGGIPLFFQNILGTAFIDAGTAWNENSSLRLFRKTSEGKTVTNDLLLGGGFGARLYFLFLWKFDVAWSYDAQKYSKPKYYISLGLDF, encoded by the coding sequence TTGAAAACATTTTTAGCAATTTTGTTTATTTCAAATATAATATTTGCTCAATTTGGAAAGAATAGAGTTCAATACAGAGAACACGAATGGTTCTACATTCAAACAAAACATTTTGATATTTACTTTTCTGAGCATGGTGAAGACGCTGCAGAATTTACTGCACAAGCTGCAGAATCTGCACTGGAAGATTTGCAGAAAAGATTGGACTACCAATTAAATAACAGAATTTCTCTTGTTGTATATAATTCACATAATGAATTTCAAGAAACAAATACAACCGATGGATATCTTTCACAAGGAATTGGCGGATTTACAGAACCATTCAAAAATAGAGTTGTATTCCCTTTCGAAGGATCGTACAGTAAATATAGACATGTAATACATCACGAATTAGTTCACGCAGTTATGCGCGATATGCTTTACGGCGGAACAATTCAGAATATTATTGCAAAAGGAATTACTCTGCAATTACCAATTTGGTATCATGAAGGAATGGCTGAATATTTATCAAGTGGCTGGGAAACAAATTCCGATATGTTTATTCGTGATGCAATTATAAATGAATATCTTCCGGATATTAATAGACTTGATGGATATTTTGCTTACAGAGGCGGACAAGCTCTCTTCAAATATATTGCAGATACTTATGGTGAAGAAAAAATTGCAGAACTTTTACATAATGTTAAAGGAAAAGGAAATGTTGTTGGCGGATTTAAATCATCTATTGGAATTGATCTAGAAGAATTAAATGAAAAATGGAAAAAAGATATTAAAAGAAATTATTGGCCGGAAATTGCATCAAGAAAAGATCCCGATGAATTTGCAAAAAGATTAACAGATAATAAAAAACTTGGCGGATTTTATAATATTAGCCCGGCAATTTCTCCGCAAGGTGATAAAATTGCATTCATTTCAGATAGAAATATTTATTTCGATATTTATTTAATGAATTCCTTTGATGGCGAAGTTATAAAAAAAGTTATTGAAAGCGGAAGAACCGAAAATCTGGAAGAATTAAATGTTCTTTTTCCCGCAATAAGCTGGGCTCCGGATAATATCAGAATTGCTCTTTCCAGCAAAAGCGATGGATATGATGTAATAAAAATTATAAATACTGAAACTGAGGAAGAAGAAAATTTGCCATTTAAACTACACGGAGTTGAATCTGTTAGCTGGGCACCGGACGGAAAAAATATTGCTTTTCTTGGGAGTAATTCAAAACAATCCGATATTTACATTTATAATTTTGAGACTGAAAAACTTACAAATATAACAGATGATGTCTTTAGCGAATACGTTCCAAGCTGGTCTCCGGATAGTAAAAAAATAATTTTTTCATCTGATCGAAATGGATTTACGAAAAATAATTTTCAGCAAGATGGATTTTCAATGTCAACTTTGCAAGGATTTCAAATGGATCTTTATTTAGTTGATGTTGAAACTTCAAAAATTGATAGAGTAACAGATTGGCAATTTAGTGATGAAAAACAAGCTGTATTTTCAAGTGATGGAAATGAAATAATTTTTATTTCGGATTTTAACGGAATTGATAATCTTTATAAGAAAAGAATTTCACTTACTAAAGATGATACAGTAAATTCAATTTTGGAAACACGCGCAATCGCTTTAACAAATTCATTAAATAAAATTGAAAGCATTTCACTTTCGCAAGATGCAAAAAAATTAGTATTCTCTGCATTTTATAACGCCGGCTTCAATATTTTTATGATCAATAACCCGTTTGAAATTGAAGAAGTTAAAGATATTGAATTCACAAAATATATGAGTCAATTTTACGAAGAAGATATTCCTCAAATAACGGAAATTGTTGAAACAGAAAAACCTGAAGTTGGCAAGGAATTTATAATTTCTAATGAAATGAAAAAAGATTCTTCTTCTGAAAACAATTCAAAGATTTTTATCGGACAAATAATTGATCATGGCGAAGAATTAAAAGATACAATAAAAACCGATTATACCGATTTTGTCTTTGCAAAAAATGATGTTTTGAATAACGATGAATTCGAAAATAAACCGCAATTATTATTTAGAGAAAAATTAGATAATGAGGGAAATTTTCTTGTAAATAAATACAAAGTTGATTTTTCTCCGGATTTAATTTATGCCAATGCGGGTTACAGTTCTCTTTACGGCGTTTTAGGAACAACAGTTTTATCATTCAGCGATGTTTTAGGAAATCATAGATTAATTGGAACTACAAGTCTACAGATAGATTTAAAAAATAGTGATTACGGTCTAGCATATTTTTATTTACCCGAAAGAATTAATTTTGGAATTGCAGCATATCACACTGCAAGATTTGTATATCTCTCCGGATTTTTTGGAAGTGATTTATACAGATTTAGAAGTTACGGTGGAAATTTATTTGCAAGTTATCCTATAAATACATTTCACAGAATTGAAGCAAATTTAAGTGTTTTAAGAGTTTCCAGAGAAAATTTAGATTTTATTGAAGAACCGATTGAGAAAGAAACTTTTATAATCCCCTCAATTAGTTATGTAAAAGATAACGTAATGTGGGGATACACTTCACCAATTGAAGGTTCAAGATACAATTTTACACTAATGGGAAATCCCGGTTTAACAAATTCAAAGCAAAGTTTTGGAACTTTAACTTGGGATTATAGAAAATATTTTAGATTTTTTTATGATAATGGATTTGCAGCAAGATTTTCCGGAGGATATTCTTTTGGTGTAAATGCTCAAAGATTTTTTATTGGCGGAACAGATAGTTGGATTAACAGAACTTTTGCCACTCAAGATATTCCATTAACATCTGCTTCGGATTTTGTTTTTCTTACTCCGGCACTTCCTTTAAGAGGTTTTGATTACGCGGAACAAATTGGAACAAAATACTCGTTGATAAATTTGGAATTAAGAATTCCATTAATAAGATATTTGTTAACCGGAGGAATTCCTTTGTTTTTCCAAAATATTTTAGGAACTGCTTTTATAGATGCCGGAACAGCTTGGAATGAAAATAGCAGTTTAAGATTATTTAGAAAAACCTCAGAAGGAAAAACTGTTACTAATGATTTATTATTAGGCGGCGGTTTTGGAGCAAGATTATATTTCTTATTTCTATGGAAATTTGATGTTGCATGGTCTTATGATGCTCAAAAATACTCCAAACCTAAATATTATATTTCGTTAGGATTAGATTTTTAA
- the rnr gene encoding ribonuclease R: MKKIIKEYFIANPNISVNSKSLGKILNIKKKDFEFFKQELYAVAKEGIIKKSGKRYKLNLEAKKKIIGELQLVNGQNYGFVIFKDKNQKDIFISEKNLNTAFDGDKVEVALFAKRTGKNLEGEITKIIERKRKEIVGVLKKTKSFYFVEPDDSKIHRDFYISSANVNKAKDGDKVVVSKIEWENSHLNPEGVITEILGKAGSYDAEIASIAREFGIKYKFPNSVLKEVKNLSNKIPQSEIENRIDFRNVNVFTIDPKTAKDFDDAVSIQKLENGNSLVGIHIADVSHFVPKDSSIFKEAENRGTSVYIVGKVIPMLPEILSNNICSLVPNEDRLTFSVIVEFDKSFKLKDYKITKTIINSKRRFTYEEVQEILETSKGDFVNEIKDINEIAKFLRSERTKNGSINFTTPDIEFELDKNGVPVAIKIKESNESHQLIEEFMLLANKIISQHISKTRKKEKNPFVYRIHDLPSEEKIQEFAKFVQSLGYTFNPQVTNKSKELQNLLEKVKGSEEEAVINEIAIRSMAKAVYSTQNIGHYGLGFKYYSHFTSPIRRFPDLIAHILIYDYLNNEKPKFTWKQLEEICEHSSFTERNAASAERLSVKLKQIEFLQNKIGETFNGIISGITHFGIFVELNENLAEGLISMRDLDDDYYIFDESSYSLKGRHSNKQFRLGDKIVVKLKRVNEEKRAIDFTLS, encoded by the coding sequence ATGAAAAAAATTATTAAAGAATATTTTATCGCAAATCCAAATATTTCCGTTAACTCAAAATCACTTGGAAAAATTCTAAATATCAAAAAGAAAGATTTCGAGTTTTTTAAACAAGAACTTTATGCGGTTGCTAAAGAAGGAATAATAAAAAAATCTGGCAAACGATATAAACTTAACCTTGAAGCTAAAAAGAAAATTATTGGTGAACTACAACTTGTAAACGGACAGAATTATGGTTTTGTAATTTTTAAAGATAAAAATCAGAAAGATATTTTTATTTCTGAAAAAAATCTAAATACGGCATTTGATGGTGATAAAGTTGAAGTTGCGCTTTTTGCAAAAAGAACCGGCAAAAATTTAGAAGGTGAAATTACAAAAATAATTGAGCGAAAAAGAAAAGAAATTGTTGGAGTATTAAAAAAAACTAAATCATTTTATTTTGTAGAACCGGATGATTCTAAAATTCATCGGGATTTTTATATTTCATCTGCAAATGTTAATAAAGCAAAAGATGGTGATAAAGTTGTTGTATCAAAAATTGAATGGGAAAATTCGCATTTAAATCCGGAAGGAGTAATTACAGAAATTCTTGGTAAAGCTGGTTCGTACGATGCGGAAATTGCTTCAATTGCAAGAGAGTTTGGAATAAAATACAAATTTCCTAATTCAGTTTTGAAGGAAGTAAAAAATTTATCAAACAAAATTCCGCAAAGTGAAATTGAAAATAGAATAGATTTTAGAAATGTAAATGTTTTTACAATCGATCCGAAAACCGCAAAAGATTTTGATGACGCAGTTTCAATTCAAAAGTTGGAAAATGGAAATTCGCTTGTTGGAATTCATATTGCGGATGTAAGTCATTTTGTTCCCAAAGATTCCTCAATTTTCAAGGAAGCTGAAAATAGAGGAACCAGTGTTTACATTGTTGGAAAAGTAATTCCCATGCTTCCGGAAATTCTATCAAATAATATTTGCTCGCTTGTTCCTAATGAAGACAGACTTACATTCAGCGTAATTGTGGAATTTGATAAATCCTTTAAGTTGAAAGATTATAAAATTACAAAAACCATTATCAACAGCAAACGCAGATTTACTTATGAAGAAGTACAAGAAATTTTGGAAACTTCAAAAGGTGATTTTGTTAATGAAATAAAAGATATAAATGAAATCGCAAAATTTTTAAGATCAGAAAGAACAAAGAACGGAAGTATAAATTTTACAACTCCGGATATTGAATTTGAATTAGATAAAAATGGCGTTCCAGTTGCCATCAAAATTAAAGAAAGTAATGAAAGCCATCAACTTATTGAAGAATTTATGCTTTTGGCAAATAAAATAATTTCGCAGCACATTTCTAAAACAAGAAAAAAAGAAAAAAATCCTTTTGTCTATAGAATTCATGATTTACCAAGCGAAGAAAAAATTCAAGAGTTTGCAAAATTTGTTCAATCTTTGGGTTATACTTTTAATCCACAAGTAACAAATAAAAGTAAAGAGTTACAAAATCTTTTGGAAAAAGTAAAGGGTTCGGAAGAAGAAGCTGTAATTAATGAAATCGCAATTAGATCAATGGCTAAAGCTGTTTACTCAACTCAGAACATCGGTCATTACGGCTTGGGATTTAAATATTATTCGCATTTTACTTCACCGATTAGAAGATTTCCGGATTTAATTGCACACATTTTAATTTACGATTATTTGAATAATGAAAAACCGAAATTCACTTGGAAGCAATTAGAAGAAATTTGCGAACATTCGTCTTTTACCGAACGAAATGCTGCAAGTGCTGAAAGACTTTCTGTAAAACTAAAACAAATTGAATTTCTTCAAAATAAAATTGGTGAAACATTTAATGGAATTATTTCCGGTATAACTCATTTTGGAATTTTTGTAGAATTAAACGAAAATTTAGCTGAAGGTTTAATTTCAATGAGAGATTTGGATGACGATTATTATATTTTTGATGAAAGTTCTTATTCATTAAAAGGAAGACATTCAAATAAGCAGTTTAGGTTGGGTGATAAAATTGTCGTAAAATTAAAACGCGTTAATGAAGAAAAAAGAGCGATTGATTTTACTCTTTCTTAA
- the rfaE2 gene encoding D-glycero-beta-D-manno-heptose 1-phosphate adenylyltransferase, with translation MKNALINFDKLIEIRKQLKQNNKKVVFTNGCFDILHAGHVDYLIKAKECGDILIVGLNSDRSVREIKGEKRPIVTQEERAFILNNLKCVDYVVLFDDPTPKELIDKIIPDVLIKGGDWAIENIVGRDVVEANGGEVKNIQFVTSQSTTNIIKKVLDTYNE, from the coding sequence ATGAAAAATGCACTTATAAACTTTGATAAATTAATTGAAATTAGAAAACAATTGAAACAAAATAATAAAAAAGTTGTATTCACAAATGGCTGCTTTGATATTTTACATGCCGGTCATGTTGATTATTTAATAAAAGCAAAAGAATGCGGAGATATTTTGATTGTTGGATTAAATAGTGATAGATCTGTTAGAGAAATTAAAGGCGAAAAAAGACCAATTGTTACTCAAGAAGAGAGAGCATTTATTTTAAATAATCTAAAATGTGTTGATTATGTTGTCTTATTTGATGATCCAACTCCGAAAGAATTAATTGATAAAATTATTCCGGATGTTTTAATTAAGGGTGGCGATTGGGCAATTGAGAATATTGTAGGTCGTGATGTTGTGGAAGCAAATGGCGGTGAAGTAAAAAATATTCAATTTGTAACTTCGCAATCAACAACCAATATTATTAAGAAAGTTCTAGATACTTATAATGAATGA